The following are from one region of the Arthrobacter sp. TMP15 genome:
- a CDS encoding DUF4192 family protein produces the protein MRQNIHHNRATSHLCSRTRNQISPRTTESQQSPHWQRVDRASEVLFQLYMRTDGTDAAPVLTSLGVIQWWEGHGSKAHECFQRALESDPEYRLAQLTDHLVREGIVSDWATDKQTAYQPPHTRGPEIGGMGL, from the coding sequence ATGCGTCAGAACATCCATCACAACAGGGCTACGAGCCACCTTTGTTCAAGGACACGAAACCAGATTTCACCACGAACCACGGAGAGCCAGCAAAGCCCCCACTGGCAGCGCGTCGACCGCGCCTCCGAAGTCCTATTCCAGCTCTACATGCGCACAGACGGTACCGATGCCGCCCCCGTGCTCACGAGCCTGGGCGTCATCCAATGGTGGGAAGGCCACGGCAGCAAGGCCCACGAGTGCTTTCAACGTGCCCTCGAATCAGACCCGGAGTACCGACTCGCCCAACTCACCGACCACTTGGTCCGCGAAGGAATCGTCTCCGACTGGGCCACAGACAAACAAACCGCCTACCAACCACCTCACACCCGCGGGCCCGAAATTGGCGGAATGGGGTTGTAA